The Panacibacter microcysteis genome includes a window with the following:
- a CDS encoding response regulator, whose product MTTTGNRQIKSCLIDDDFIHLFGMKRMIQRYETSVGIIEFTNGLDAINFFRSPHDTAEIPEIVFLDINMPLMNGWEFMDEFVKIRHNIQKKIDIYILSSSTDSMDIQKAKSNPEITDYIVKPLTPDLLKKIFLPEVAKEEIH is encoded by the coding sequence ATGACAACCACAGGTAACCGGCAGATAAAGTCCTGCCTGATAGACGATGATTTTATTCACTTGTTCGGAATGAAAAGAATGATACAACGTTATGAAACTTCCGTTGGTATTATCGAGTTTACAAATGGATTAGATGCCATTAATTTTTTCCGCTCACCGCACGATACAGCGGAAATACCGGAAATAGTTTTCCTCGATATCAACATGCCGCTTATGAACGGTTGGGAATTTATGGATGAATTTGTAAAAATCAGGCACAACATCCAAAAGAAAATAGACATCTATATACTTAGTTCTTCCACAGACAGTATGGATATTCAAAAGGCAAAATCAAACCCCGAAATAACGGATTACATTGTAAAACCGCTTACTCCGGATCTACTTAAAAAAATCTTTCTTCCCGAAGTGGCAAAAGAAGAAATTCATTAA
- a CDS encoding 2'-5' RNA ligase family protein translates to MEKGFAGTAAAMSYALQHFYEYLLVVHPSADACAQLMEEKQYFFETYNERVAIKSQPHITVANFFAKEEMEDTIIRYMHRIMGMQQAFNVTINNFSGFPPHTVYARVQDYASFRQLAAALLPVDHYVKGNGCPPAKFITHPHVTIARRLSAEVYNKAMFEFSQRTFFASFKVQELVLLKRRNQFDKCTQLTVFKLL, encoded by the coding sequence ATGGAAAAGGGGTTTGCAGGAACAGCTGCTGCCATGTCTTATGCATTGCAGCATTTTTACGAATATTTATTAGTGGTGCATCCATCTGCCGATGCCTGTGCACAGCTCATGGAGGAGAAGCAGTATTTTTTTGAAACCTATAATGAACGGGTGGCTATAAAAAGTCAGCCGCATATAACTGTGGCTAATTTCTTTGCAAAAGAAGAGATGGAAGATACCATTATAAGATATATGCACCGGATCATGGGCATGCAGCAAGCCTTTAACGTTACCATTAATAATTTTAGCGGTTTCCCGCCACATACCGTATATGCAAGGGTGCAGGATTATGCTTCTTTCAGGCAACTGGCCGCGGCACTGCTGCCGGTAGATCATTACGTAAAAGGCAATGGTTGCCCACCGGCAAAGTTTATTACACACCCGCATGTAACCATTGCAAGAAGGCTGAGCGCTGAAGTGTATAACAAGGCCATGTTCGAATTTTCGCAACGCACATTTTTTGCATCATTCAAAGTGCAGGAGCTGGTATTGCTAAAGCGGCGCAACCAGTTCGACAAATGCACACAGCTAACAGTATTTAAGTTGTTGTAA
- a CDS encoding 2'-5' RNA ligase family protein, with translation MKKENLYFIALIPGRKLREKISAVKHDFAARFKSKTALRVYPHITIKAPFKCKGSAHTELVNWFNGLRINQKAFTITLKDYGAFAHKKSPVIFINPLANDGVKYLQKELTASFSSLFPGDVHAVDINFHPHITVAYRDLDASMFELAWSEYKQKKFNETFDVSAFYLLQHDTKQWNIIATQNLL, from the coding sequence ATGAAAAAAGAGAATCTCTATTTTATTGCGCTTATACCTGGAAGAAAACTGCGGGAAAAGATTTCTGCTGTTAAGCACGATTTTGCTGCGCGTTTTAAAAGCAAGACCGCACTTCGGGTATACCCGCACATAACGATAAAAGCGCCTTTTAAATGCAAAGGAAGTGCACATACAGAATTGGTGAACTGGTTTAACGGCTTGCGTATAAATCAAAAAGCTTTTACCATTACATTAAAAGATTATGGCGCATTTGCCCATAAAAAAAGCCCGGTCATTTTTATAAACCCTTTAGCAAATGATGGGGTAAAATACCTGCAAAAGGAACTTACCGCAAGTTTTAGCAGTTTATTTCCCGGAGATGTGCATGCTGTTGATATCAATTTTCATCCACACATTACAGTTGCATACCGTGATCTTGATGCTTCAATGTTTGAGCTGGCGTGGAGTGAATACAAACAAAAAAAGTTCAATGAAACATTTGATGTGAGTGCTTTTTACCTGCTGCAGCATGATACAAAACAATGGAACATCATTGCTACCCAAAACCTTTTATAG
- a CDS encoding LexA family protein, giving the protein MERDQMYNASYSGSKNYTQHHVKTANANGFAAAADDYAERGIDLNEQLILNKPATFFFRMNGDAMTGAGINSGDVLIVDKSIKATNGKIAVVAINGDLMVRRIQQHFNGLTLQSENARYANIEITEFADLNIWGVVTCVIHIFESRLLNHSGTTKQKQKSNTEDYRILY; this is encoded by the coding sequence ATGGAACGGGACCAGATGTACAACGCCTCTTACAGTGGATCGAAAAATTACACACAACACCATGTAAAAACAGCGAATGCCAACGGTTTTGCCGCAGCAGCAGATGACTACGCAGAGCGCGGCATAGATCTTAACGAACAACTTATTCTTAACAAGCCGGCTACTTTTTTCTTCAGGATGAACGGAGATGCTATGACCGGCGCAGGCATCAACAGTGGTGATGTGCTGATCGTTGATAAAAGTATTAAAGCTACCAATGGTAAAATTGCCGTTGTGGCCATTAACGGAGATCTCATGGTGCGCCGCATTCAGCAACATTTTAACGGACTTACACTGCAGTCTGAAAATGCGAGATACGCCAATATAGAAATTACTGAATTTGCAGACCTTAATATCTGGGGCGTTGTTACCTGTGTAATACACATTTTTGAAAGCCGCCTTTTAAACCACAGCGGCACCACCAAACAAAAACAAAAAAGCAATACAGAAGACTATCGCATATTGTATTAG
- a CDS encoding PA0069 family radical SAM protein: MKNISKNPNAKPSPAAGEGGAFYHHGRGAQINTKNRFLVNEVTKEHIEAIDDWEETTLPTQYIEEEVKTIVNKVDSPDVGMSYSMNPYAGCEHGCIYCYARNVHEYWGYSAGIDFEQKVIVKKNAPQLLRKFLMHPKWDATPIMLSGNTDCYQPAEQKYRLTRSLLETCNEFNQPVGILTKNSWILKDKDVLQEMGKKQIVSAMVSITSFNEDLRRVMEPRTTTAKQKLKVINELSSAGVRMGIMMGPMIPGLNEHEMQRIMKAARDNGATFTAYTFIRLNGAIKFLFHDWLYKNFPDRADKVWHLIENSHDGKVNDTRWGVRMRGEGPIAQLVAQQYRKYGKLYGMNAEDWSLDRSLFKRPGEQGRLF; the protein is encoded by the coding sequence ATGAAAAACATATCGAAAAACCCAAACGCCAAACCTTCTCCCGCAGCGGGAGAAGGTGGCGCTTTTTACCACCATGGGCGTGGCGCACAGATCAATACCAAAAACAGGTTCCTGGTAAATGAAGTAACAAAGGAACACATTGAAGCAATTGACGACTGGGAAGAAACAACACTGCCCACGCAATACATCGAAGAAGAAGTAAAGACAATCGTAAATAAGGTCGACAGCCCTGATGTGGGCATGAGCTACAGCATGAACCCTTATGCAGGATGCGAGCATGGCTGTATCTATTGCTATGCACGCAACGTGCACGAGTACTGGGGCTATAGCGCAGGAATAGATTTTGAACAAAAAGTGATTGTAAAAAAGAACGCGCCGCAACTGCTACGTAAGTTTCTAATGCACCCGAAATGGGATGCTACGCCAATAATGCTTAGCGGTAATACAGATTGCTACCAGCCTGCAGAACAGAAGTACCGCCTTACGCGCAGCCTGCTTGAAACGTGTAATGAGTTTAACCAGCCTGTTGGCATACTTACCAAAAACTCGTGGATACTAAAAGACAAAGATGTGCTGCAGGAAATGGGCAAAAAACAAATCGTCTCTGCAATGGTTTCTATTACTTCGTTTAATGAAGACCTGCGCAGGGTAATGGAGCCACGAACCACCACTGCCAAACAAAAACTGAAAGTGATCAACGAGCTTAGCAGTGCCGGTGTGCGCATGGGCATTATGATGGGGCCGATGATACCCGGCCTCAACGAGCATGAAATGCAGCGCATCATGAAAGCTGCAAGGGATAATGGTGCAACGTTTACTGCTTATACCTTTATACGCTTAAATGGTGCAATTAAGTTCCTGTTCCATGACTGGTTGTATAAAAACTTTCCTGACCGCGCAGATAAAGTATGGCACCTGATAGAAAACAGCCACGATGGTAAAGTAAATGATACAAGATGGGGTGTACGCATGCGTGGCGAAGGGCCTATTGCACAGCTTGTAGCACAACAGTACCGTAAATACGGAAAGCTTTATGGCATGAATGCAGAAGACTGGAGCCTGGACAGAAGTTTGTTTAAGCGCCCGGGAGAACAGGGCAGGTTGTTTTGA
- a CDS encoding 2'-5' RNA ligase family protein, with protein sequence MAIFTRKYQRKNYYVEQGLLSANGYAVYEYAIVLEPHADLAETIAAEKKYYATTYQCPEALHIKPRITLVRFKQHELMEVHIIRQLTNIATAVNTFKVELKNYGSYPSHTIFIQVVSKVEIMDIVKSLKASQKLMKFDDEHKPHFLTAPHISIAGKLLPWQYEKSWAEYQHKHFHGRFIAEHVLLLKRKENTKMWQPVNTFSFKNMHTQPVQAALFPSK encoded by the coding sequence ATGGCAATATTTACAAGGAAATACCAGCGTAAAAACTATTATGTAGAGCAGGGATTGCTGTCGGCAAATGGGTATGCCGTATATGAATATGCTATTGTACTGGAGCCCCATGCAGATTTGGCAGAAACAATAGCAGCGGAAAAAAAATACTACGCAACCACATACCAGTGCCCTGAAGCATTGCATATAAAGCCGCGTATTACACTGGTGCGGTTCAAGCAACACGAGCTGATGGAAGTGCATATTATCCGCCAGCTAACGAATATAGCCACGGCAGTAAACACGTTCAAGGTAGAACTGAAGAATTATGGCAGTTATCCATCGCATACAATTTTTATACAGGTGGTAAGCAAGGTAGAGATAATGGATATTGTAAAATCATTAAAGGCATCTCAGAAGCTGATGAAATTTGATGATGAACATAAACCTCATTTTTTAACGGCTCCACATATAAGCATCGCCGGAAAATTATTACCATGGCAGTATGAAAAAAGCTGGGCCGAGTACCAGCATAAACATTTTCATGGAAGGTTTATTGCAGAGCATGTGCTGCTGCTAAAACGAAAGGAAAATACCAAAATGTGGCAGCCTGTAAACACCTTCAGTTTTAAAAACATGCACACGCAGCCGGTGCAGGCAGCATTGTTCCCTTCAAAGTAG
- a CDS encoding aminotransferase class III-fold pyridoxal phosphate-dependent enzyme, with protein MNEGFTVSQTTAVIQDNLDYTLFSWSRQKGIAPIAVKYAKGVYLYDYDDKRYLDFSSGLMNVNIGHGDQRVTDAVVKQMQEVSYVTPACVTKARGDLGKKLAAIAPGNLTKTLFTVCGATAVENAIKLARLYTGRHKIIARYRAFHGASYGAMTAGGDPRKLAADAQQMPNVIHVEDPYCYRCPWDKDISNCARECVSHIERVIEFEGPGNIAAILMEGESGSSGCIKYPPDYLQKIRALCDRYGILLIADEVMSGFGRTGQWFGVDVHQVVPDMIATAKGLTAGYLPFGALIVSDTIAKHFDDNVLWLGLTYSAHPVGCAAALEVLNIYETDELITNAREMGNYIELRVQELMTVHPSIGDFRNTGLLGCIELVKNRATKEPMAPFNAVPEQMVVMNKVAAKIKELGMYTFVRWNYIFIAPPLCITREAVDEGLAIISEAISIADAYVS; from the coding sequence ATGAACGAAGGATTTACTGTTTCGCAAACAACAGCAGTTATACAGGACAATCTTGACTATACATTGTTTTCGTGGAGCAGGCAAAAAGGTATTGCTCCCATTGCTGTTAAGTATGCTAAAGGTGTGTACCTGTATGATTATGATGACAAACGCTACCTCGATTTTTCATCAGGCTTAATGAATGTAAACATTGGCCATGGCGACCAGCGGGTAACGGATGCAGTTGTAAAACAAATGCAGGAGGTAAGTTATGTAACACCGGCCTGTGTAACGAAAGCGCGTGGTGACCTGGGAAAAAAACTGGCTGCTATAGCACCGGGTAATCTTACTAAAACACTGTTTACTGTATGTGGTGCAACGGCTGTTGAGAATGCTATAAAACTGGCGAGGTTGTATACGGGACGTCATAAAATTATTGCACGCTACAGGGCATTTCATGGTGCCAGCTACGGTGCAATGACGGCAGGCGGCGACCCGAGGAAACTTGCTGCTGATGCGCAGCAAATGCCAAATGTGATACATGTGGAAGACCCTTATTGCTATCGTTGCCCGTGGGATAAAGATATAAGCAACTGCGCAAGAGAATGTGTAAGCCACATTGAGCGTGTTATTGAATTTGAAGGACCGGGAAATATTGCCGCCATATTGATGGAAGGCGAAAGCGGTTCGTCTGGCTGTATAAAATACCCCCCTGATTACCTGCAAAAAATAAGAGCGTTGTGTGACAGGTATGGCATACTGTTGATTGCAGATGAGGTAATGAGCGGATTTGGCAGAACGGGCCAATGGTTTGGGGTTGACGTGCACCAGGTTGTGCCGGATATGATTGCAACTGCCAAAGGCCTGACAGCAGGCTATCTTCCGTTTGGTGCGCTGATAGTGAGTGATACAATTGCAAAACATTTCGATGACAACGTGTTATGGCTCGGGCTTACTTACTCAGCACACCCTGTAGGTTGTGCTGCCGCACTGGAAGTTTTGAATATATATGAAACAGATGAACTTATTACCAATGCCCGAGAAATGGGCAATTACATTGAGCTGCGTGTACAGGAATTGATGACCGTACACCCCAGCATCGGCGATTTTAGAAACACAGGGTTGCTTGGTTGTATTGAACTGGTAAAAAACAGGGCGACAAAAGAACCAATGGCACCTTTTAATGCCGTGCCGGAGCAAATGGTGGTTATGAATAAGGTAGCCGCAAAGATCAAAGAGCTGGGCATGTACACTTTTGTAAGATGGAACTATATTTTTATAGCTCCGCCACTTTGCATTACGAGAGAAGCTGTTGATGAAGGCCTTGCGATTATCAGTGAAGCGATTAGCATTGCTGATGCTTATGTTAGCTGA